AGCCTTATGATGTGCACAATTTGTTAGGGAATATTACTGTAGAAATAAATTCAATAGATGACATTTTAAACGATGACGAATTTGGATTATTAGATACCGATGAAACATTAGAAATATTTAAGCTGAAAAATATTCCAAGTTCAAAAGACAGAGAAGAGACCGATTTTGTTGCAAGGAGAAAAGCAATTAAAGAAAATGAATTTATTCAATACGAAACTGCTTTTAAGAAAGTACATCAAGAATTAAGAGAAGGAAAAAGAAAGCTTCATGAGTTTAAAGATGTAGAACAAAACCTTGAGCAGGGAAAATATTATTTGCTAGATGGTTTACTATTGTTTTTAGAAAAAGATGGTATTGAAGAAAGACAAATTAAAGACCGAATTAGAAAAGACGGTAGAACAAGAATTATTTTTGAAAACGGTACAGAAAGTAATATGTACTATCGTTCTTTAGCTAAAGCTCTTTATAACAACGGAAGAATTGTTTCTGATACAGATTCTGAAACAGAAAACGAATTATTCAAGAATGCCAATATTGTTAATGAATCTGATTTAGAAACTGGATGGATTTATATTTTACAATCCAAGTCAACCAATAAAAATATTTCAGAGATAAAAGATTTATACAAAATTGGTTTTTCAAAAACTGATGTTCGAGATAGAATAAAGAATGCTCCAAAAGAACCAACCTATTTGATGGCAGAAGTTCATTTAGTAAGTACCTACAAATGTTATAATGTGAACCCTCATAAATTTGAACAGTTACTACATAGGTTTTTTGGAGATGTATGTTTGAATGTAGATATACATGATGACAAAGGAAGACGAATAACTCCTAGAGAATGGTTTGTTGTTCCGTTGCCAATAATTGATAAAGTTATTGATTTGATTCTTAATGGTGAGATTGTAAATTATAATTATGATGTTGCAAACAAATTCCTTTTAAAAATAAATTAATTATTCATCTCTAAATAATTTCATTAGTTAAGGTTAGACAATTAATAAAAGTCTAACCTTTTTCGATTTTAGACAAATTATTATTATTTATTTTCAAGAATTTTAAGAGATTTTTCTAACAACTCTTTTACTTGGTTTACTTCTGACTGCAAAACATTTGTGCCTTTTGTTGGGACAAACATTTCTCTTATATCAACATCTAAAGCTTCTGCAATTTGCAAAAGTAAACTTATTGTAGGTAAATTTTTTTCAGAATTTATATTACTTATTGTAGTCATAGAAACCCCTACCTTATTTGCTAGTTCTTCTCTGCTGATTCCTTTTTTATTCATCAACTCTTTTAGTCGTAATACTTCCATTTATTTATTTTTAAGAATACAAATATAGTAAAAATAAAGTAATACTTTATTTTTTAAAAATAAAATCAATTAAAATTTGCTTTTAAGTAAATTATTGCTTTACTTTGTAATGTATTAATCAAGTGATACTTTATTTATGACTGCTACAGAATTTAAAAACGGAATTAAAGAAATCAAAGAAAGTTTAAGAGGATTAACCCTTCAATTGGTTCATGCTAATGGATATAGACCATACTTTAAT
This region of Flavobacterium lacustre genomic DNA includes:
- a CDS encoding helix-turn-helix domain-containing protein, translating into MEVLRLKELMNKKGISREELANKVGVSMTTISNINSEKNLPTISLLLQIAEALDVDIREMFVPTKGTNVLQSEVNQVKELLEKSLKILENK
- a CDS encoding GIY-YIG nuclease family protein, giving the protein MSNKKTLEDIFNDDEFGILESKAKVSNIKSEDERLIDSFREINTFYEKNNREPKADVFVVSERGLGVALRELRKNIKKVEILKPYDVHNLLGNITVEINSIDDILNDDEFGLLDTDETLEIFKLKNIPSSKDREETDFVARRKAIKENEFIQYETAFKKVHQELREGKRKLHEFKDVEQNLEQGKYYLLDGLLLFLEKDGIEERQIKDRIRKDGRTRIIFENGTESNMYYRSLAKALYNNGRIVSDTDSETENELFKNANIVNESDLETGWIYILQSKSTNKNISEIKDLYKIGFSKTDVRDRIKNAPKEPTYLMAEVHLVSTYKCYNVNPHKFEQLLHRFFGDVCLNVDIHDDKGRRITPREWFVVPLPIIDKVIDLILNGEIVNYNYDVANKFLLKIN